Within the Miscanthus floridulus cultivar M001 chromosome 17, ASM1932011v1, whole genome shotgun sequence genome, the region CCGCTTCTTCTGAGTGAGTGCTTTTTATGGCACtcgtcttcttttttcttctttgttCCAAAACTGAAGTGGTGGTTTGGTTTAGGTTTGCATGTTCATACTAAACCATGAAGGAGTACCACTAGCTAGGGAGTTCCTCTTACGGGTTGTGATTGTGTTTTCTTTGAGCTTGGCAATCCTGCAAACGTGAAATGGACCTTGTTAAATTCCtattaaaaagttgtaaaaaaacTCGGGCTACGGGGGTAAACATCCCCGAGCTATTTTAGCTTAAGGTAGAGGACTTCTCACCTAGCCCGAGAAAACCCTAGAACCTCATGCCCCGCCCACACACAAGGCCCGTTACCCGATGAGAGGGCCGGTCTATTTTACATGTGCTTTGGGAACGCAGGACaaacgaggggggggggggggggggtccacACCGCCGACTAGAAATTCGTTTGACCAAGAATTCGAACTCTGGTCACGGGAGACGCCACCCGTAGGCTCGACCAACTTGTCTAACAACCGAATGCAAAGTTGCAAAACATAGATAAGTTTTTTTTACAAAAGTGAAGGAAACTATACATGTCACCACACCGGTGCCTGAACATTCTGTTGCAACTTGCAAGGGAGCAGAAGTAACTAAAAAGAGGATTTTTTTGTATGAAAAAAGGTGAGACGAAAGAGAGCTCCAATGAGCGTGTTAGGCCAAGTCTCCCGCGTGGCCACGTTCCATTATTTTAGTCGAGTCTCCGGTGGCAGCTTTTGTGCTCCATAATCAAATGTATTAATGGAGCTTTTTTTAGAACAATGTATTAATGGAGCTGTGGAGGTAGGCAGAAGGGTAAGACGGCAATACAATTTTGCTGTGTTCAGAATAAGTAAACGGAGAAGGATTAAAACGTCGGGTCTGTTTGGTTTAGCTCTGAgttacagaaaaaaaaaactgttgtGAACTGtgaattataaaaaaaaaatagtATGCTACgaaaaaattataaattatttggTTGAAACAAGTATAAAATCTATTCTGTCTCTATCTCCATTGAAACAGCCGTGAAACAACTATCTATTTCCATTCATTTCGAAAAGCTGAAAGCGAACCAAAAGCAAGGTCCTAGCATGAATAACTTGCATGCAGATTCAAAGTTTGTGAAGTTTgtttttataagagatatagatatgaTTGACTTAAGAACATGCCATATCAAAGACTGAAAAACATCATTCCTCTCATGTGGTCTTAGAGGGGAGGTATGGCTTGTTTTTTAATTTCGTGCaaaaccaagatatcatctaAATTGTTTTCTTCTAAAAAACTTTCACGTGAATAGCAAAGAAGATCTGTACTAAAGCATGTAGAGCAGCCCAAACGTCACTGTTAAAGTGTTCAAGACTCACAAATATTGTTTTTTTTAAACGGAAACTCACAAATATTAATCACGTTGAACACTGATCATGCGGAAACGTCGTGGTCCTTGGCCCGACCGGTCGCGTGTATGGGCCTTGCTGCCTCGTTGACTTTTTCTCCGCGGAGCGAAAGGGCTTAGAATGATCCATGCGCTATTGGTAATTCACTGACCAATTGCGACCCGATCAAGGCAGCCCAGGGGCCAGGGCCCAAGCGCTGAACACATCCTTTGCAGCCCATGAGTAGGTCCGACCTATTTTGCTGATATGTGTGgtcgagagagagaaaaaagtcCATTTTAACTCATTGAGTATCCGTAGTCTGATTTTTCTTACTGAACTTCAAAATTAGATATATTATATCTAAACTTTTAGAACTGTTGAAATTACCTTTCTATCCTAAATTGAAGTAGAATCCAATAAATACTTGATAGAATTTGTAAACCATGAATGTTTTTTTGTAAGTTTCTAAAATTATTAAGAAAATTCTAGAGATAGACTAGGACATGACAAATTAAAAAATATTTAGAGCTCGTGAAAGTATCTCCAGAAGCTTAAAAAATATATTTAgctctaaaaataaaaataaaaagatatCCAAATGATCTTGAAATTTCAAAAATATTATAGTCAATGTTTAAACATGTTTTAAAAACTTTTCATGTTAAAAAATATATGAGATGCAACTAGTATGAATGCGACGTAAATAGTGAAGACATGGACACATAAATCTTTTGTGTTGCCTTTCAATCTTTTTTATGATATACAACATTGACCAACGCGGATACGTACAATCTGAAAATATATGGCTTTTTTGCTTCGATTTCCTTCGGTGAGCGCGCATTCACGGTGCCAGCATCAAACACCTAACAAGAGCATCCGGCCGCTTAATCCTTTCGGCCTCCTCCCCTCTGGACTCTGCCGTCTGGTTCTGGTCTAAAGAAGGCTGATATGTTTCTCACCACTTTACACGACCACAAACGTCTGTTTCTTTCGTGTTGGAGTTGAGAAAATCTCCAAATTATTAGTTCCCAAACAAAAGACACACCCACAAAAAACAAACAGAACATATAAACAAGAAAGAATACGAACGAGGAACATGCCGCGAAAATGAAACGGGCCGGGCACGCGGCCACACGCAGCCTTCGAGCTGGGGACCGGCCCGGTCCGTCCCCACCGTGCAGCCGTACCACTCGCGCGCGCGGGTGAGGTCATCCACCGGCCGACCGGTGGCGTGCCACCAGCAACCGAAGACCCAACCGCCCCTCCCCAACAAATCACACCCCGCCACGTGTTCCCGCGCCACCAACCGCGCCGGCGGGCAGTTCAAAGTCGTGCACCAACGCACCGCCATCGGCCCATCGCGACGCGAGACGGCGAGAGTTAAGTTTCGTCGACATCCCGGCCGCGCGCGTGCGCCGCCACCAAACCATCGAGCCGGAGAGCCGTGTGGTAACCCAAGCAGCTGCGACCTTGTCCTGTGATCGACCACGTCAGTACGTGACGGCCGTGCGGTGCAAGTAAAGGACGCCTTCGCCACAAACCTCACCCCGGCCATGGTGCCAGTGCCGTTCCTCCTCGCCTGGGGCGCCGTCCTCCTCGTCGCCACCATCGTCTCCCTCGCCGCGGCGCCCGCGGTCGCTGACGAGGCCGCGCACTACAACCCCAGCGCGTGCCAGAAGTCCTCCTTCCGCTGCAGCGACACCGTCGACGTGCGGTACCCGTTCTTCCTCGCCAACGCCACCTACGCCGTCGTCGAAGGCTACACGGCCTACACCAGGTCCTACTGCGGGTACCCGGGCATGGCGATCGCCTGCGAGGGCGGCCGCGCCACGCTGAAGCTGAAGAGCGACAACTACACCGTGCTGGACATCGACTACGACAAACACACCGTCAcggtcgccgacgccgacgtgctaGTAGCCAGCGGCGGGGACGACTGCCCGCGGGTGGCGCACAACGTCACCGTGCCGGCGGAGACGTGGCTCAACCTGTCGGTCACCGCCAACGACAACCTCGTCTTCTTCTACGACTGCGTCTTCACCGAGGGCATCACCCCTCCGCCGCCGGCGATCCTGCCCCCGATCAACTGCAGCAGCTTTCGGAGCCCAAGTGGAGCGAAGTCTTTCGTGGTGGTGCAGCCGGACATGAGGCTGCAGGACGAGTGGCCGCGCGAGTGCAGGGCGCCCGTCGTCGCGCCGGTGCTGAAGCGGCTCCTGGGCCCTGATGAAGATTACTTCTTGCGTCTGAACAGCGACGGGTACGGGCAGCTGCTGAAGCAGGGGTTCCAGCTGACGTGGGACCCCAGCGCCGGGTCCTGCTACTTCTGCGAGAAGTCCAACGGGCAGTGCAGCTACAACCAGGTCGGCGAGTTGATCGGCTGCCTCTGCTCCGACGGCCGCGTGCGCAGCCTAGACTGCGGTAAGCAAGTTTCCCGTTCTGCCCTTTCCACTGTTACTATTAACCTCACACGTCTCACATATTGCCTGGTGGAGACGTCAGACGTGACTGTCGAAAATCCAGACTTCAATACTTAGCAGTAGAACATAGTTTCTGCACACTGCACTACTGCAGAGCAGAGCTCTGTTTCTTCTGGTTCTGGTTCTGGCCGCAGTGGTTTCTGATCCTTTTAGGAGCGCAACCGCAACCATGCGGCGAAGAAGTTGACCCCTAGTCGCAGCTGGTGGGCAGCAAGCCAAGGGCGCACCAAGCCAAACAACCGATCTGTCCCGTGGTGTTCACGAGATCGACAGGACGCAGTGATCGAAAACGCTGTCCGTCGCCAATTCTGACCTAGCGCGGTGTGCCGCGGAGCCACCCGAGAGAAGCAGAGGTCTGATGTGGATGCTCGTCTTGTTCGTCAACCATCCGCAAGAGGCGCAGCCTCAAGTCTTTGACCTTGTCCTCGCACTGCCGAGAGAGAGGCCCGAGAGTCTCTTTTCCTTGGAGATGGAGCCGTCGAGGTCGAGGAGAGAAGAAACAGACCGAATCACTGTACGTCCCTATGCTGACACCATGCTCCGTTCTCACTTCTCAGCCATCCTATCTTGACCTGTGCCAACGGGCCATGACTATTCAAGAAACCACCAGCTTAAGTAGCAGCACCCGCCCGTTTCTACTATCTTTGCTCCGGGCGGCATCCCCCACTCCCCTTTGCAATGCATTGCCTGAGTCTAGCACTACCACCACTCCTCATCACCCTACTCCTCACATCACTGACCCAATGCCAGCCGCAGCCCGACGACGACGCCTACTTCCGGTACAGCAACTGCGCCCCGACGCCGTACCGCTGCGGTTCAGTCCAGTTCGACGTCGGCTACCCGCTGTCGGTGACCGGCTCCGACGACCAGCCGGACTACTGCTCGTTCCCGGGGTAC harbors:
- the LOC136516058 gene encoding LEAF RUST 10 DISEASE-RESISTANCEUS RECEPTOR-LIKE PROTEIN KINASE-like 2.7, translating into MVPVPFLLAWGAVLLVATIVSLAAAPAVADEAAHYNPSACQKSSFRCSDTVDVRYPFFLANATYAVVEGYTAYTRSYCGYPGMAIACEGGRATLKLKSDNYTVLDIDYDKHTVTVADADVLVASGGDDCPRVAHNVTVPAETWLNLSVTANDNLVFFYDCVFTEGITPPPPAILPPINCSSFRSPSGAKSFVVVQPDMRLQDEWPRECRAPVVAPVLKRLLGPDEDYFLRLNSDGYGQLLKQGFQLTWDPSAGSCYFCEKSNGQCSYNQVGELIGCLCSDGRVRSLDCGSKNNKKAIAIGTSIAAGVLSLLLVVITCLYIRKRRQYKMTSSSRLLKPTASGGTPRSRGSTTDMESGSVHS